The stretch of DNA GCCGTCATCGGCCGATATGTTCTTCACCCGGCCGTCTTCGAGGTTCTGGAAGGCACAGAGCCCGGGCGCGGCGGCGAAATCCAGCTTACGGACGCCCTCCAGACGCTCGCCTCCGGCGAGGGCGAAGGCTACGGCGTGTACGGCGTCGTCTTCCGCGGCCGCCGCTACGACACTGGCGACAAGCTCAGCTACCTCAAGGCCTGCGTGCAGCTCGCCTGCGACAGCGAGGACCTCGGTCCCGGCCTGCGCGAATGGCTGCCCGAGTTCGCCTCCAGCCTCACCTCCAGCCTGATCAAGTAACACCCGTGGGGGGCAGCTTCAACTGGCCGGTTACGCTGGAATGCGGTGACATCCAGCTGCGCCCGATCCGTTACCGGGACCGCAAGGAATGGACGGATGTCCGTTCCCGGAACAGTGAGTGGCTCGCCCCCTGGGAGGCGTCCAACCCCCTTCCGGGCGGCGGCCTTCCCGACTACCGGCAGATGGTCCGCTCCCTCAAGGCCCAGGCGGCGCAAGCCTCCGCCCTGCCGTTCGTCATCACGGAGTGGACGCCGGGCTTCCGGGATCCGGTGATTGTCGGCCAACTGACTGTCTCTTCCATCGTGTGGGGTTCTGGCATGATGGCCACCCTCGGTTACTGGGTGGACCAGCAGCGGGCGGGCCGCGGGATTGCCCCCACGGCCGTGGCCTTGGCCACCGACCACTGCTTCGGCACGCTCGGGCTGCACCGGATGGAAATCAACATCCGGCCCGAGAATTCGGCGAGCCTCCGGGTGGTGGAGAAGCTGGGCTTCCGCGATGAGGGCTACCGGCCACGTTTCCTGCATATCAACGGGCAGTGGGCCGATCACCGGACTTTCGCGCTGACCTCCGAGGAAGTGCCTGAGGGTCTCCTGGCAAGGTGGCTGAAAACCCGTCCGGGCGGCCACTGAACCCTGCGGTGACCAGCCGCAACGATCCTCGGTCAAGTATTTGCCGGTTGCCTCGCGACACACCGGCGGCAATGCGGTCGCTCCGGCCGTGTTGCTCATACCGTTTTGAGTGTGGACTTCCCCCTTAGCAGCTCTGTGATCCTTGTCATTGCTGTTGCGCTCTGGATTGTCTGGGTCGCACCCTACGTGCTCCGGAACGGACGCCACCAGCTGCAGCCCGCGGGCGAGCACCTGGCGGATGTCGTTGACAATGCAGCAGCCGACCCGCAAGCCGGGAAGGTCATGATGATGACGCCCCAGCAGGAGAGACCCGTGAGCACTTCCCACAGCAGAGTCCCCGCCCTGAGCTCCACTCCTCCTGCCAGTGATCCAAGGCATGAAGAGGCCGGCCAGGTTTTCCGGATCCGGTACGGGCGCCTCGGGCTTGCGTTGGCCGGCTTGCTCTGCCTTATCACGGGTGTCGTCTCTGCCGCGCTGCGGCTCTTCGGGATCGGCTCCGGCTGGCTGCCCGTCGGGACCCTGCTCGCCGCTATCGGATCGGTCGCGTTGCTCCGGCGGCTTGCCGTGCGCGACCGCCGACGCAAAGTGAACGATGCCTTCAGGGCCGCAATGAGCGCACCCTCCAGTGCCCCGGCGGAATTCGCTCAGCAATCAGCGCCACGCGAGACTGAGCTGCGCCGTGAGAGCCCTCTCTTCGACGCCCAGGCCGTTGCTCCCACGACCGCCCCGGACCCGATGCCGAAACCACTCGCAGCCTGGGAACTCCGGGAAGCGGCGCTGGCGGAAGCGGTTGCGTCCGGCGATCTCGCGGCTCGCCTGGACCAGGGCACCGAACCTTCCGAGGGCGCCCCGTGGGAGCCGGTGGAGGTGCCCAAGCCCACGTATGTCGAAGCGGCAAAAGCTGAGCGTGCGGCCCCGGGGCCGCTGGACCTGCCAGATGCGCCCAAGGCTGTTGGCAAGCCGTCGCTGAAGCAGGGCGCTAACCAGGCAGCAGCTGCCGTTTCTGCCGACGCCGACGACGACGCGAAAGCCGTCGGTAAGGGCCAGCGGGCGCTGAGCAACCTGGACGACGTCCTTCAGCGCCGCCGCGCCTGAACCTTCCTTCGCAACCCCGGGCAGCCACTGCGGCGGCCCGGGGTTTTTGCGTCCAGGGACTGCCTTGGACCGCTACCACGCGGTAACCTCGGGGCATGACACGAATTTGCGTTGCAGGCGGAACCGGGCAGGTAGGCCGAGAGGTTGTGCGGCAGGCGGTTGCGCGCGGGGTCTCCGCAGCCGCCCTCAGCCGCCGCCCGCCGTCGCCCGGTGCTCCCGGCAGGACCGACGGCGCGGACTATTTCCGCGGTGATGTCACCACCGGCGAGGGTTTGGTGGCGGCGCTTGTAGGTGCGGATGTGGTGATCGACTGCCTTGAGGGGCAGTCGGGCAGGTCCCTGAAAAACTTCGCCGACGGCGGGGCAAGGCTGCTGGCGGCAGCCCAAGATGCCGGGGTGACCAAGGCTGTGGTGCTGTCCATCATCAACTGCGACCGAAGCGGGTTCCGCTATTACCGTTCCAAAGCTGCGAAGGAGCAGGTTTACGAACGCTCCGGTCTCGAAACGGTGGTGCTCCGGGCGACACAGTTTCATTCGCTGCTGGCACAACTCTTCGCGGCAGGCTCGAAGGTCCGGATGATCCCGGTGGTCAAGGGCGCCCGGTTCCAGCCGATCTCGCCCGCCGAGGTCGCTGCTGCCCTGTTAGACGCCGCACTGGAGCCGTCGTCGGGCGATCGTCACCGCGTCCGAACCATCGGGGGACCGGAGGTCGCCGGCATGGCGGAACTGGCGCTGGACTGGAAGCAGGCAACCGCCTCGCGCGGACGCCTGGTGCCGCTGCCGCTGCCCGGGCCCATGGGAAAATACCTGCGCGCGGGCCTGAACGTGATCCCGGAGGAACGACACGGCACCGAGACATTCCGTGGCTGGCTGGCAAAGCGCGCAGATACTTTGTAGCCTAGGGTAACCGGCGACGCCGTTCCTTCTGGACCGGCGTTGCTTCGGGGCTATAGCTCAGTTGGTAGAGCGCTTCGTTCGCATCGAAGAGGTCAGGAGTTCGAATCTCCTTAGCTCCACCATAGATGTCTTATTCGAACCCATGGTTGAAAAGACGGCAGACAGTGAAATCGCCTCTGACGCCCCCGCATTGCGGGGGCGTCTTTCTGTTCCAGCCATGGCGTATTCGCCCTGGCGGCCGCCAGACCCCTCCCGGACAGCCCTGGCGCGATGGATCCCGGCGAACGGGTTAGCCAGATCCGTAGTCAGGCCGCCTCGCTCATCAACGTAGATCTTTTCAAAGAACGACTGATTCATCATGCGGCGGATACTGTCCGGCACCAGAGCAGCTATGCAAATATGGAAGTTTCAGCCTCCCGAAGGGTTCTCAACCGGTGTACCGTCGGGGTCTTCCGTAATAGGCGTGTCATCCTCAGGTTTGGTGCTCGGGTTGTTGGTTTGAGGGTCCTTGGGCTCGCCGGTGGGCTGCTCTTCGGGTTCTTGATCGCTCACGATGTCCCTCCTGTTGATTCGTGCCATGTGTCCAGTGAAGTAACCCCACTACAATGGGCGCATGTTTACGGGTTCGGCTGGTAGCCGGTCGGATTCGGCTGCCAGCATCATAAGCATGCTTAGGATCGGCTTTTCAAGTCCTATGCGCCTGCATGGCTCGTCTGTTGGCCTTGGTGCATGGAGGCGGAAAGGGACGAAGACCGCGCCACGACTCGTATCAGACCCGGGCCTAGCGTAAGACCGGGAGGGGTCGAGGAGTCACAATCTGCAGATCTCGCGCGACGAAAAGCTTACGAAGCAGCGGACTCCAGGGTCAGGGTCTCGAAAGCGGGGGTCGGGAGCCGACTGCAGCCACCGAGAGCGTGCGTCATCATCGCGCTGCTCGGGCTGAGTTGAGCCCTAAACGGGCGGCCACCTCGCCCGGGCGGTGGAAGCGGAAGAAAAACGGTCCGAGGTCACCCCTGCCGAGCGTGGCGGTTAGAGCGAGATCACGTTCTCGGTCAGCTTGAGAGCATCGGCATCGGCGGCGAAGAGGGTACTCGGTGGTATTGGCTCCGCGTCGATGGCGTCATAGATCGACGCGAAGTTCGTGTTGAAGGCCTTCGCTGTGGGTCCACCGGTAATCGCTTGGACCTGTCGCGCAATCGAGTCTTAGCCGGACGGACGATCGCCAAAGGTGTGGGTGGCATCGATTGTCACCTGCCCGGCCAGGCCGGAGACCTTGGCCAACCCGGCCACGATCGAGTCTCCCGGAATGGAGACCACCACAACCTGGGCGGCAGTTGCATCACCGCCGCCCCGGCCAAACGGGGAGCTGCGCGCCATACAGGTAGGTGGCCGGGCCGTCTGGCGCTTAGGCCTTCATGATCTCGAGTGCTACATCGCCGCCGCGTACCGGCGCACCGCCGAACGGGTCGCCGCCGATGAGATCGTAGACGACGGGGAGCCGAACCTCGAGTAGCGGGCACTGGCTTTTCGGAGGGTCACCTGCCTCCGCTCACCCGCACACCGCCAACCGCCCCTGTCCACGGAGTATCGCCCGGGCCGGGCAGGAACAGATGCGCGAAAACGTACCCCTGCTGAAGTGCAATGACCTGCGAAGTGGCACCGGTGCAATCCAGCGTGACTTCCACCGGTTGAAAGGGGGCGCCAGGATGCTCCTGCCCAACGAAGACCATCGCACTGGAAGCACCAACACAGGCTGCGGTGACGGTGTACTGCCCGGCCGCCGGCACCCTCTCCAATTTGCCAAAGCCCCTGAGCGGGCCGTCCAGTGGTCCCACATCGGAAAGGAGGACCCGACCCGGTGATGCCCCGAGGAGTCGCTCCAGCTCAGCGTAATTCTCCGCTTCCTGCTCCAGGACCTGGGTGTTGTTGTATGGCTGATGGGACGCTGTTACGGGCGCGGGGTCAGCTGTTGGGGTGTACTCGGGGACAGGCTCGGGCTCGGGGTCGTCATACGCGCACCCCGTCATGCCGCCCAGAGGCAACAGCAGGCAAAGGGCAACTGCAAGCAGGTGCCGCATGTCCCTCATTCCCACGCTTCCATGGTGGGCAACGGTGCCGTTCAATACAACCGCTTTCGGAGGCTCGCGGCCCGGAATATCAATCCTGTCGGTGCTGCACCCAGTTCATCAGTACCACTGGCACGGCAGTTTGGTCTCAACCTGAACTAGCAGCGAGATTTTTTCATCCGACCGGCACCGGGCCACATGGCATACTCCTTCGAGACTTCGGACAAAACCCGGCAGGACTGTGATTGCGGCTCATCTGGGTACGTCGGCCATGATTGGCGAGAAATTCGGCGTCCGCGCCTACGCCTGAGACAAGCCTGACTTGAAGGTGTGCATCCGGTGCAGCCCGAGGAAGTACAACCCACGGACTGGAGTGACGCCGCGCTGCTGGTCGGGCCTGCCGTGGCCGTCGAACACCGGGATCCCGATCATCCAGTTGAAGTCGTAGGCATGGCCGGTCGCCCAGATGACCGTTTTGATGCCTTTCCTAGCGAGGTTCAGCGAGTCGGCTTCTTCCACCCCAGGGAGAGGGATCGGTTCCTCCCGCTCGTCAGGGTCGAGCTGATCGTCGATCCCGTTGTTGCTGACGAACTGCCGTGCTGTCGACAAGAATGAGGTGTAGGCCTCATCGGCCTCAGCGAGCACTTGGTTCGCGTTGTCCTGGACAGCGGGGGTTGCTCCAGATGCGGCGATGACCCTGCCTATGACCCTGACACCGTGCGCGGCGAGTTGCCGAACGTTCACGTCGTATCCGCCGTTCACCCCGGTTACGACTGTGGAAGGCGGAAATTTGGCGCGCGAGATCGGTAACGCGTGGGGTCGATCTGCAGAACGGATGGTGGAACGTCATGGGCCAGTTCGGGGATCCGTGCACGCTGAAACCGCAACGAATCCCATCTTTCGGCGCGCCAGCGTTCACCGATCCGCCGGCGTTCCAAGACGACGTGCTCGCGCCCTCGCCGCTGCAGGACGCTGCTCATCGCGAGCCCGGCCTGGCCGCCCCCGATGACAACGACGTCCTGCTGCTCCCTCATGCTCAGCCCCGTGCGGAGTGGTGACACGCTGAGCGTACCAGCGGCGGTCCACAGGATGGGAGAGAGACACCCGCCGCAATTCAGATACAGCCAGTCTTCTGAGGGAAGCGAGATTCGTTGCCCTGGAGTTCCCGGCAGCGCGCCCAGTCTCAGGAACTATAGATCAATAGGACATTGCTCTGGCCTGTGGCTTTTTCCGGTGCGAGTTCGTGCTGGCCTGACGTGCGGCGGGGCGCCCCTCTGCCGTGCCTTCATAGCCGCGGGCCTACCGGTTCTATCAGCCGAGTAAGGCCGGGCCAAGCACCGGCGCCAGTTTCGCCGAGAACGCCGGAGTGAGGTGATCACCGTCGACAAATACGGGAGTGTTGCCGACAAAGGATGGGCAGAGGCCGTC from Arthrobacter sp. B3I9 encodes:
- a CDS encoding GNAT family N-acetyltransferase, giving the protein MGGSFNWPVTLECGDIQLRPIRYRDRKEWTDVRSRNSEWLAPWEASNPLPGGGLPDYRQMVRSLKAQAAQASALPFVITEWTPGFRDPVIVGQLTVSSIVWGSGMMATLGYWVDQQRAGRGIAPTAVALATDHCFGTLGLHRMEINIRPENSASLRVVEKLGFRDEGYRPRFLHINGQWADHRTFALTSEEVPEGLLARWLKTRPGGH
- a CDS encoding SDR family oxidoreductase encodes the protein MTRICVAGGTGQVGREVVRQAVARGVSAAALSRRPPSPGAPGRTDGADYFRGDVTTGEGLVAALVGADVVIDCLEGQSGRSLKNFADGGARLLAAAQDAGVTKAVVLSIINCDRSGFRYYRSKAAKEQVYERSGLETVVLRATQFHSLLAQLFAAGSKVRMIPVVKGARFQPISPAEVAAALLDAALEPSSGDRHRVRTIGGPEVAGMAELALDWKQATASRGRLVPLPLPGPMGKYLRAGLNVIPEERHGTETFRGWLAKRADTL
- a CDS encoding FAD-dependent monooxygenase — encoded protein: MREQQDVVVIGGGQAGLAMSSVLQRRGREHVVLERRRIGERWRAERWDSLRFQRARIPELAHDVPPSVLQIDPTRYRSRAPNFRLPQS